One Candidatus Saccharibacteria bacterium RAAC3_TM7_1 genomic region harbors:
- a CDS encoding Nucleotidyltransferase/DNA polymerase involved in DNA repair (RAAC3_TM7_1_426), whose translation MEGINKEKPMIMHIDLNSAFATTEQQAHPTLRNMPMGVTNRLSKECCVIAASYEAKALGIKVGTRLSDAMAICPEFVMLETDAPKYNVVYQKLVKIMKDYSPNIKMKSIDEGIIDFHGMEPVLNGRSLSDIGYEIKQRVKDDIGDYMRINIGIGTNRFLAKQAAGWHKPDGLDVIDHTNLKAYYKEMKLTDLSGIAERNEARLNSYGIMSPLQFLSADEYMLKKRVFKSIMGLYWHKRLRGYEIDDYDTKLGMVGRQWVVKNPSNKNEYLLPCLSFLCETTGMKLRFRNVEARGICVWATFRNGEYWRSKRMHKSTFYTNQEVYRRAMELFNQRPSGADVTTIGIYCYQLEPSKRSQLDLFEDIAKKDWLTKSVDEINDFYGAFTIHLASSIEGKKIIKQKIPFGGTEYFELLLKSA comes from the coding sequence GTGGAAGGTATTAATAAAGAAAAACCGATGATAATGCACATCGACTTGAATAGTGCATTTGCAACAACCGAACAACAAGCACACCCTACATTAAGGAATATGCCTATGGGTGTTACAAATCGACTCTCAAAAGAGTGTTGTGTGATTGCGGCAAGCTATGAGGCTAAAGCGTTAGGTATAAAGGTCGGTACACGATTAAGTGATGCGATGGCAATATGTCCTGAGTTTGTAATGCTTGAAACAGATGCACCTAAATATAATGTTGTGTATCAAAAGCTAGTGAAGATAATGAAAGACTATTCTCCTAATATCAAGATGAAGTCGATTGATGAAGGTATTATTGATTTTCATGGCATGGAGCCAGTGCTGAATGGTCGAAGTCTTAGTGATATTGGATATGAAATCAAGCAACGTGTGAAAGACGACATCGGTGACTATATGCGAATTAATATTGGTATCGGTACGAATCGTTTCTTAGCGAAACAAGCGGCTGGTTGGCACAAGCCAGACGGTCTAGATGTAATAGACCATACTAATTTGAAGGCATATTACAAAGAAATGAAATTAACAGATTTAAGCGGTATTGCTGAACGCAATGAGGCGAGGCTTAATTCTTATGGCATTATGTCGCCACTACAGTTCCTTTCGGCTGATGAATATATGCTCAAGAAAAGAGTGTTTAAGAGTATTATGGGGCTTTATTGGCATAAACGTCTGAGAGGCTATGAGATAGATGATTACGATACTAAATTAGGAATGGTTGGTCGGCAATGGGTGGTGAAGAATCCATCTAATAAGAACGAATATTTGCTTCCTTGCTTGAGTTTCTTATGTGAAACAACTGGTATGAAATTGCGGTTCAGAAACGTAGAAGCACGAGGCATCTGTGTATGGGCAACATTCCGAAATGGGGAGTATTGGCGTTCAAAAAGAATGCACAAGTCTACGTTCTATACGAATCAAGAAGTATATCGTAGAGCTATGGAATTATTTAATCAACGACCTAGTGGTGCAGATGTAACTACGATTGGTATATATTGTTACCAACTTGAGCCTTCGAAGCGTAGTCAGCTAGATTTGTTTGAAGACATAGCGAAAAAGGATTGGCTTACTAAATCGGTCGATGAAATCAATGATTTCTATGGGGCATTTACTATTCACTTAGCTAGCTCAATAGAGGGCAAGAAAATCATAAAGCAGAAGATTCCTTTTGGCGGGACTGAATATTTTGAATTGCTATTGAAGAGTGCATAA
- a CDS encoding hypothetical protein (RAAC3_TM7_1_427), producing the protein MNNSSKKRIIIPIIVAIAALLIGAVAGYQYKEYEISKKLDEAFSTNNTKNTDTSNDTADSTDSTNETTIGNTKLSEIMDATKGNFSTVTETKVFNEENDPNGTLGKAGSYSHGAAFWDSRTEYTSEDSTWGTDAGGAIEVFANEEDATSRTETLQGTQGTILDAGAVEQVGNVVLRASSKLPASQQNEIIAFLKSQL; encoded by the coding sequence ATGAATAATAGTTCTAAAAAACGAATAATCATTCCAATTATCGTAGCAATAGCAGCTCTATTAATAGGAGCAGTAGCAGGATACCAATACAAAGAATACGAGATTAGTAAAAAGTTAGACGAAGCCTTTTCAACTAATAATACTAAAAATACCGATACATCGAACGATACTGCGGATTCAACTGACAGCACTAATGAAACTACAATAGGCAATACTAAACTAAGTGAAATAATGGACGCTACTAAGGGCAATTTCTCTACAGTAACAGAGACAAAAGTCTTTAACGAAGAGAACGACCCTAATGGCACCCTTGGTAAAGCTGGCTCATATTCACATGGTGCTGCTTTCTGGGATTCACGAACTGAATACACCAGTGAAGACTCGACATGGGGTACTGACGCAGGCGGAGCTATTGAAGTATTCGCTAATGAAGAAGACGCTACAAGTCGGACTGAAACTCTACAAGGAACTCAAGGAACAATCCTAGATGCAGGTGCAGTAGAGCAAGTAGGGAACGTAGTCTTGCGAGCATCATCAAAGCTACCAGCCAGTCAGCAGAATGAAATTATCGCATTCTTAAAATCGCAATTATAG
- a CDS encoding hypothetical protein (RAAC3_TM7_1_428), translated as MNLSLNLTKIDKKNDSRENLIAIRVQTLIDDKYFINDFVEKQSYVSDDHSNSRTHIGSYYFDKEEGIYGGGIDVYLLYTKEQGPLIVGVLSKAMSIAGDNKAVLFELPVALTEDSLARSSELGFDISLPDDETQWIDSDFISETYFGGSTVITTTTQTTFQKTVAEKYHLYITVE; from the coding sequence ATGAATCTTTCACTCAACTTAACTAAAATTGATAAGAAAAACGACTCTAGAGAAAACTTAATAGCTATCCGTGTGCAAACTCTTATAGATGATAAGTACTTCATCAACGACTTTGTTGAGAAACAAAGTTATGTAAGCGACGACCATTCTAATAGTCGCACTCACATTGGGAGTTATTACTTTGATAAAGAAGAAGGTATTTATGGAGGCGGAATTGATGTATACCTTTTGTATACGAAAGAACAAGGACCTCTAATTGTCGGAGTCCTTTCAAAAGCAATGAGTATAGCTGGTGACAATAAAGCTGTATTATTCGAGTTACCTGTTGCACTAACCGAAGACTCACTAGCTCGTTCATCTGAACTTGGCTTTGACATCTCGTTACCTGATGACGAGACTCAGTGGATTGATAGTGATTTTATTTCTGAAACTTATTTCGGCGGTAGTACTGTTATCACAACTACAACTCAGACCACTTTTCAAAAGACTGTTGCTGAAAAATACCACCTATACATCACTGTGGAATAG
- a CDS encoding hypothetical protein (RAAC3_TM7_1_429), whose translation MDKNNKPKKAWYKRVWVWIGIIVLIGIIAGAAGGSEDSTTNTKEESAPTTQSDAPAETEEPAKFDLEAAYAKLETGMTKAQVEEATGKESDNCTESDMGELGKSESCSYGNPFIDKGSIMVIYSNGELSSKTKSTY comes from the coding sequence ATGGATAAAAATAATAAACCTAAAAAAGCCTGGTACAAAAGAGTATGGGTGTGGATTGGCATTATCGTGCTGATTGGAATCATCGCAGGTGCAGCAGGTGGTAGTGAAGACTCTACTACTAATACTAAAGAAGAATCGGCTCCTACAACTCAGTCAGACGCACCAGCAGAAACAGAAGAACCTGCAAAGTTTGACCTTGAAGCTGCGTATGCAAAACTCGAAACGGGTATGACAAAAGCTCAAGTTGAAGAAGCGACAGGTAAAGAATCGGATAACTGTACCGAAAGTGATATGGGTGAGTTAGGCAAGTCAGAATCATGTAGCTATGGTAACCCGTTCATAGATAAGGGTAGCATTATGGTTATTTACTCAAATGGTGAACTTTCCTCTAAAACGAAGTCAACTTATTAG
- a CDS encoding Appr-1-p processing protein (RAAC3_TM7_1_430), which yields MIKYVTGDLTTMEVDVIVNAANTGLVGGAGLCGMIHDAAGPEIDVECRKIGYCLRGDAEITKGYNLPAKFVIHTVGPIYGQHHGKEPEILYSCYYESMRLADEYNLTSIAFPYISTGIYLYPKEEAKGIAVGSLTDYLEDNPNTSVKKVVLVEYDG from the coding sequence ATGATTAAGTATGTAACAGGCGACTTAACTACTATGGAAGTCGATGTAATCGTTAATGCAGCTAACACAGGACTTGTTGGTGGAGCAGGGCTGTGCGGAATGATACATGACGCAGCAGGACCAGAGATAGACGTTGAATGTAGGAAGATAGGGTATTGTTTGCGAGGTGATGCAGAAATAACCAAAGGATATAATCTACCTGCTAAGTTTGTAATACATACTGTAGGACCAATATACGGACAGCATCACGGAAAAGAGCCAGAGATACTATATAGTTGCTACTACGAGTCAATGCGTCTTGCCGATGAATACAATCTTACATCAATAGCATTCCCGTATATATCGACAGGGATATATTTATATCCTAAAGAAGAAGCGAAAGGGATTGCGGTTGGGTCATTAACTGACTATTTAGAAGATAATCCTAATACATCGGTAAAAAAAGTAGTCTTAGTCGAATATGATGGCTAA
- a CDS encoding hypothetical protein (RAAC3_TM7_1_431), with the protein MPCNILVLVLDIFKNIETWVTSIMEQLGEPGVGLLVLLENLFPPIPSEIILPLAGFTASQGEFWIISVILWATLGSVVGAILLYYVGAMLGRDRTRAIFRKMPLVRINDVDKTEAWFLKHEARTVFFGRMIPIFRSLISIPAGVERMNMALFIAYTAVGSLIWNSTLIGLGFILGENFHLVEEYVGFFQYLVIAVVLLGIGYFVIRRLRQKQNEQQ; encoded by the coding sequence ATGCCCTGTAATATACTAGTACTTGTGTTAGATATTTTTAAGAACATAGAAACTTGGGTGACGTCCATTATGGAGCAGCTCGGCGAACCGGGAGTTGGCCTGCTAGTGCTGCTTGAGAATCTTTTTCCGCCGATACCTAGTGAAATTATTTTACCACTCGCTGGTTTTACCGCTAGCCAAGGTGAATTCTGGATTATTAGTGTTATATTATGGGCAACGCTCGGTTCTGTAGTCGGAGCAATATTATTGTATTATGTTGGTGCAATGTTAGGACGTGACCGTACACGTGCCATATTCCGGAAAATGCCTCTCGTAAGAATTAATGACGTTGATAAAACCGAAGCATGGTTCCTCAAGCATGAAGCCAGAACAGTCTTCTTCGGAAGAATGATTCCTATTTTCCGCAGCCTTATATCGATTCCAGCAGGAGTTGAACGTATGAACATGGCGTTATTTATTGCGTATACGGCTGTTGGAAGTTTGATATGGAATAGTACACTTATCGGTCTTGGGTTTATACTCGGTGAGAACTTTCATCTAGTTGAAGAATACGTCGGCTTCTTTCAATACTTGGTTATAGCGGTCGTTCTCTTAGGAATTGGATACTTTGTCATCAGGCGACTGCGACAAAAACAAAACGAACAACAATAG
- a CDS encoding hypothetical protein (RAAC3_TM7_1_432) codes for MNKTAYPQAKYLSLKEIQSMTNDDVIKYVYSQHKETGVSIEDFWQEQYNDFEKQTMNGIRGSESDSWNNNKNFESDSRFMQIGIVYAIVFLIIWFIFEQLVKNEVNTLGFALAVSGFASILITTLFMNVSGKNEKNYFDASNKLQHAYLVFLNKGFNAVSGKPLDYTKVDKLLRKRS; via the coding sequence ATGAATAAAACTGCATACCCACAAGCTAAATACCTATCCTTAAAAGAAATACAAAGTATGACTAATGATGATGTCATCAAGTATGTGTATTCGCAACACAAGGAAACAGGGGTTTCTATTGAGGATTTCTGGCAGGAACAATATAACGACTTTGAAAAACAAACTATGAATGGCATTCGTGGAAGCGAAAGTGATTCATGGAATAATAACAAGAACTTTGAATCTGACTCAAGGTTCATGCAGATAGGTATAGTGTATGCAATCGTCTTCTTGATTATTTGGTTCATTTTTGAACAGCTTGTTAAAAACGAAGTTAATACACTAGGATTTGCTTTAGCTGTTTCTGGGTTTGCTTCAATCTTGATAACGACGCTTTTTATGAACGTATCTGGCAAGAATGAGAAAAACTATTTCGATGCTAGCAACAAACTACAACACGCCTATTTAGTGTTCCTCAATAAAGGCTTCAACGCTGTTTCTGGTAAACCATTAGACTATACGAAAGTCGATAAATTACTCAGAAAAAGGAGTTAG
- a CDS encoding hypothetical protein (RAAC3_TM7_1_433): MTTKINRLSRTLKTKDAVFIGLGSMIGAGIFTALGPAASVAQAGLIIGLAIAAFVAFFNASSSAQLARLYPASGGTYVYAKERLNDFWAWLAGWGFIFGKLASCAAVALTFGYYLSPDYARYLAAAAVIVFMIVNYLGVKKTANATKVIVAIVLLSLLAIVALILSGKPSLSNLQPLLGQSGLYGILQSAGIWFFAFAGYSRIATLGEEVKDPEKSIPRAIMIGLILTLIIYTAVVLSALLLVGSETLSQSNAPLVTAVQQAGFDDWQWLIKVGSTFATLGVLLSLMTGVSRTMFAMADDHKLPSYLARVHKVNKVPHLAEITVGLIIAAVVLLVDIRSAIGFSSFTVLLYYTITNMAAFTLKPSERFFSKGLAVLGFISCLVLAFTLPVMSVVAGSSVMVVGVVIYLLQKQNNKP, encoded by the coding sequence ATGACTACTAAAATAAACAGACTATCCCGTACGCTCAAAACGAAAGATGCAGTTTTTATCGGACTTGGTTCAATGATTGGGGCTGGTATTTTTACCGCTTTAGGGCCTGCTGCAAGTGTGGCCCAAGCTGGACTTATCATTGGCTTAGCTATTGCGGCGTTTGTAGCTTTTTTCAACGCTAGCTCCTCTGCTCAACTAGCTCGACTATATCCAGCATCGGGTGGTACATATGTATATGCTAAAGAACGGCTCAATGATTTTTGGGCATGGCTCGCTGGATGGGGCTTTATCTTTGGTAAGTTGGCAAGTTGTGCGGCAGTCGCTTTGACGTTCGGATATTATCTGTCGCCTGATTACGCACGGTACTTAGCGGCAGCGGCAGTTATTGTTTTTATGATTGTAAATTATCTAGGAGTCAAGAAAACTGCCAACGCTACTAAAGTTATTGTCGCTATAGTATTACTGTCGCTACTAGCGATTGTGGCATTGATTTTGAGCGGTAAACCAAGTTTGAGCAACCTACAGCCCTTATTGGGACAGAGCGGACTGTACGGTATTTTGCAATCGGCTGGTATATGGTTCTTTGCATTTGCTGGATACTCCCGAATAGCAACGCTTGGCGAAGAAGTGAAAGACCCCGAAAAATCTATCCCTCGTGCAATTATGATTGGTTTGATTTTGACCCTGATTATCTACACAGCAGTGGTGTTATCTGCGCTACTCCTAGTTGGGTCAGAAACACTATCGCAATCCAATGCGCCACTTGTAACCGCCGTGCAGCAAGCGGGTTTTGACGACTGGCAGTGGCTTATAAAAGTCGGCTCTACATTTGCGACGTTAGGCGTACTTTTATCCCTTATGACGGGAGTGAGCCGCACGATGTTTGCGATGGCAGACGACCACAAATTACCAAGTTACTTGGCTCGTGTCCATAAAGTCAATAAAGTACCGCATCTTGCCGAGATAACAGTTGGTCTGATAATTGCTGCCGTTGTATTACTAGTTGATATTCGTTCTGCGATTGGCTTTAGCTCATTCACCGTGCTTTTGTATTACACAATTACAAATATGGCCGCCTTCACTCTAAAACCAAGTGAGCGTTTTTTTAGTAAAGGTCTAGCGGTACTCGGTTTCATTAGCTGTTTGGTTTTGGCATTTACGCTTCCAGTGATGTCAGTCGTTGCAGGTAGTTCTGTTATGGTAGTGGGTGTGGTTATTTATCTACTACAAAAGCAAAATAATAAGCCCTAA
- a CDS encoding hypothetical protein (RAAC3_TM7_1_434), giving the protein MAKLIKQSRRTFHLRRWLIVLGVVLLAGAGVFGYSQWSNYQAEQKAAEKKAADERATKVAIDTENTRQLKELEQQKPAADASAEQKRNYLTQLADTQIRLGQYDQALAAFKQLEKTVALDAMSCVELVDGAYAYAKQGDKATANTLFAQAEKAAKEQTSDPIDYQLYIDYINEKRGGVL; this is encoded by the coding sequence ATGGCCAAGCTGATTAAACAATCAAGGCGTACATTCCATCTCAGGCGGTGGCTAATAGTTCTTGGCGTAGTGCTCCTCGCTGGGGCAGGTGTTTTTGGATACAGTCAGTGGTCAAATTATCAGGCCGAACAAAAAGCAGCAGAGAAAAAGGCAGCCGATGAGCGTGCTACCAAAGTAGCGATAGATACGGAAAATACGCGGCAACTCAAGGAGCTTGAGCAACAGAAGCCGGCTGCGGATGCCTCGGCAGAGCAAAAACGAAACTACCTGACTCAACTGGCGGATACACAAATACGCCTCGGACAGTATGATCAGGCGCTGGCCGCGTTTAAGCAGCTTGAGAAAACGGTAGCTCTCGATGCTATGAGCTGTGTTGAGTTGGTCGACGGCGCGTACGCCTATGCTAAGCAAGGCGATAAAGCTACGGCCAATACCTTATTTGCGCAGGCCGAGAAAGCAGCCAAAGAGCAAACATCTGACCCAATAGATTACCAGCTATACATTGACTATATCAACGAAAAACGCGGGGGAGTGCTGTAA
- a CDS encoding hypothetical protein (RAAC3_TM7_1_435): MTADYVRRWERFSVIFGLTLLSSTLIILFGLSPSVGAVNLTNQSPTNGNYIYQDNTSRDDMAKHLLIASEHGDVEEVRLGMYSTSGSPKTISIYNAGEGDGGLCRAYGTAARPLTSDFIEVRISEAGNQSNNEVYRIKGKDVCNSSMAHNTPDSTSPKFYGTYRGPRLTEEDPDTGLYYLKIAIRYVSPDTLVRNIGSGQISTFKVVGPTDSLIGNIDTGGGGLNNSTLAKEVGRAGPVTHKFAFALPCRITDKQNKDVSVYDSDNGLQAGPPVKFYIAWIDKDNNNKPVALTPSEYVDYNRYPRYNPDNPNALGYRGAFADDIGSIAAFRPRNGTTATATAKIKNMDPDKKYVLIIKNVWGTGTSGGASNFIYVGLPGDSIYGAENFQCPGWELSPKTVNNATQVKSGQQAKWRHDVINLGADTTDKAVSWKVRQFFRSGGTDSPKTTAAQGTIASGGSVGTILTRRTAYTAKDVDVGKKVCQEIGVKPWKRKGNGDGGLLNRWEYSEPKCIPIGNVGDFTPYADVAPDAAEPQSEYNWSAGVSDGRIDVTTWPGPPAEKQFKSSRITWQVHKIVYPATVTSTYSGGDSAFACPAGATCTQESSPPGHARKEPNGNVNISRTGVLGDLAAGSRVCYVSSVYLPPETRPKSRRELWYRVPVYETGDENGNGIEGELLRYRKVYHWVEYQKYDYSTRKWRHSDAACIVVAKRPRVQIRGNDLVAQGAVTSGTSSYADGKTYGSFGEYAVLSGGLNGFVGSGAPYTNGSNGSMPSWSRLTFANTDAGSNQYGKFGLIPSAPRIAEYYQARLGSAQNWGGGALTGKSGLYVANGDVTLPNSNNIHSTVILYVKGKLTIDGSITYQNGTYDTDSRLPQVILIADTINIKNSTTQIDSWLVTAARGEDDDGQTGAGSINTCSDVSLTAKLTNAVCDNPLTVNGPVITTSLHLRRTAGARNEDAKGEPAEIFNLRPDAYVWAYREVQADNRAAQTVDILELPPRF, translated from the coding sequence ATGACGGCTGATTACGTGCGAAGGTGGGAACGCTTTAGTGTTATCTTTGGTCTCACGCTTTTATCGAGTACTTTAATCATTCTATTCGGACTCTCGCCTTCGGTGGGAGCCGTTAATCTTACTAATCAGTCGCCGACCAACGGGAACTATATCTATCAGGACAATACAAGCCGGGATGATATGGCGAAGCACTTGTTGATTGCCAGTGAGCATGGTGACGTTGAAGAAGTGCGTCTTGGTATGTATTCAACCTCTGGTAGCCCGAAGACAATTAGTATCTATAACGCAGGTGAAGGCGATGGTGGGCTATGTCGAGCGTATGGCACAGCTGCCCGTCCGCTAACGAGCGATTTTATCGAAGTACGGATATCTGAGGCAGGCAATCAGAGCAACAATGAGGTATACCGGATAAAGGGGAAAGACGTCTGTAACTCTTCGATGGCGCACAATACACCAGACTCGACTAGCCCGAAGTTTTATGGCACATATCGCGGGCCGCGTTTGACTGAAGAAGATCCCGACACTGGTCTTTACTACCTAAAGATAGCTATTAGATATGTGAGTCCAGACACGCTAGTACGGAATATTGGAAGTGGTCAGATCAGCACTTTTAAGGTCGTTGGACCGACCGACTCGTTAATCGGTAACATCGATACTGGAGGTGGCGGTCTGAATAATTCAACCTTGGCTAAAGAGGTCGGTAGGGCCGGGCCAGTGACCCATAAGTTTGCCTTTGCTCTTCCGTGTAGGATAACGGATAAGCAAAATAAGGATGTTTCTGTCTATGACTCGGACAATGGCTTGCAAGCAGGGCCACCAGTTAAGTTCTATATTGCTTGGATCGATAAAGATAACAACAATAAACCGGTAGCTCTCACACCCTCCGAGTATGTAGACTACAATCGGTACCCTCGCTATAACCCGGATAATCCTAATGCGCTCGGCTATCGGGGGGCATTTGCTGATGATATTGGCTCTATTGCAGCGTTTCGGCCAAGGAATGGTACTACCGCTACAGCGACAGCCAAGATTAAGAATATGGATCCAGATAAAAAGTATGTCCTGATCATCAAGAATGTCTGGGGTACAGGGACGAGTGGAGGTGCTAGTAACTTCATCTACGTCGGCTTGCCAGGCGACAGTATCTATGGAGCGGAAAACTTCCAATGCCCGGGCTGGGAGTTGAGCCCAAAAACCGTCAATAACGCGACACAAGTAAAATCAGGCCAGCAGGCAAAGTGGCGGCACGACGTCATAAACCTCGGTGCTGATACGACTGACAAAGCGGTATCATGGAAAGTCCGCCAATTCTTTAGGTCGGGCGGCACTGACAGTCCAAAGACAACCGCGGCTCAGGGGACGATTGCGAGTGGAGGAAGTGTGGGAACAATATTGACGAGACGCACTGCTTACACAGCAAAGGATGTTGACGTGGGCAAGAAGGTCTGTCAGGAAATCGGTGTTAAGCCGTGGAAACGCAAGGGTAATGGAGACGGTGGCCTACTCAATAGGTGGGAGTATTCTGAGCCAAAATGTATCCCAATCGGTAATGTTGGTGACTTTACCCCTTATGCCGACGTTGCTCCCGATGCGGCTGAGCCGCAAAGTGAGTATAACTGGAGCGCTGGGGTAAGCGATGGAAGAATCGATGTGACAACGTGGCCCGGTCCACCTGCAGAGAAGCAATTTAAATCTTCGCGTATTACCTGGCAGGTACATAAGATTGTCTATCCGGCTACCGTGACGAGCACGTACAGTGGTGGCGACAGTGCGTTCGCCTGCCCAGCGGGAGCAACCTGCACCCAGGAGAGTTCTCCGCCAGGGCATGCCCGCAAGGAGCCGAATGGTAATGTCAACATATCACGGACAGGTGTGCTCGGTGACTTGGCGGCCGGTTCACGGGTATGCTATGTTTCATCGGTCTATCTTCCCCCGGAAACAAGACCTAAATCACGAAGAGAACTGTGGTATCGGGTGCCTGTATACGAAACTGGTGACGAAAACGGCAACGGCATCGAAGGCGAGCTTCTGCGCTACAGGAAGGTGTACCACTGGGTTGAGTACCAAAAATATGACTACAGTACGCGTAAATGGCGTCATAGCGATGCTGCCTGTATTGTTGTCGCGAAACGTCCACGTGTGCAGATCCGAGGTAATGACTTGGTCGCTCAAGGCGCCGTGACTTCAGGGACGAGCAGTTATGCAGATGGCAAGACGTACGGTAGCTTTGGCGAGTATGCGGTTCTCTCCGGCGGGTTGAATGGCTTCGTTGGCTCTGGGGCACCATATACCAACGGTAGTAACGGATCAATGCCCAGCTGGTCGCGACTGACGTTTGCCAATACCGACGCTGGGAGCAACCAGTATGGTAAGTTTGGCCTTATACCGAGTGCTCCGAGGATAGCTGAATACTACCAGGCACGACTTGGTAGCGCACAAAACTGGGGAGGTGGGGCTTTGACTGGTAAAAGCGGCCTCTATGTCGCCAACGGTGACGTAACACTCCCTAATAGTAACAATATTCACAGTACAGTCATTTTATACGTCAAAGGCAAACTGACGATCGATGGGTCGATTACTTATCAGAATGGTACCTATGATACCGATAGCCGCTTACCTCAAGTTATTCTGATCGCCGACACTATCAACATCAAAAACAGCACGACCCAGATAGATAGTTGGCTAGTAACCGCTGCAAGGGGCGAGGATGATGACGGGCAGACGGGTGCTGGGAGTATCAATACCTGCTCGGATGTTTCACTGACAGCAAAGCTGACCAACGCTGTGTGTGACAATCCCTTGACTGTAAATGGCCCAGTTATCACCACCTCCCTGCACCTGCGACGTACCGCTGGAGCACGCAACGAGGATGCTAAAGGCGAACCTGCTGAGATATTCAATCTCCGTCCCGACGCCTACGTATGGGCATACCGAGAGGTACAGGCTGATAATCGTGCCGCGCAAACTGTGGATATCCTGGAATTGCCGCCACGTTTTTAA
- a CDS encoding type IV pilus assembly protein PilM (RAAC3_TM7_1_436): MALLKGVGDFFALDIGTNAVRVVQLHAIGQDAWELAHYGYAPVDMKVTAGDSPETRRRLGEVIMTAIGQSGVKTRDVAIGLPSQKTFTTVIDVPTMSEAELRNTIKYQIDQYIPMAMDEAKVDWKLLGQSLHDPKQQEVLLTSTSVKFAEDQLEFIENLGLNVIAAEPDPMAMIRSLLPSGVADARLLLDMGEQSTDIAITFGDAPRLVRTIPVGLSTLLKSVVQNLNVQEDQARQFVLKFGLAPDRLDGQVLRSLEATLDNFTSELTKSVKFFQTRYPNTPVGGILLAGFGGSIPRFGEYIAAKTGVRAEIANPWQKVRVSQADQQNLLPVMHEFATVVGLAQRRNS; encoded by the coding sequence ATGGCATTACTAAAAGGCGTGGGCGACTTCTTTGCACTCGATATTGGTACGAACGCAGTGCGAGTCGTACAACTCCATGCCATTGGGCAGGATGCCTGGGAACTGGCACATTACGGCTACGCACCAGTGGACATGAAGGTAACGGCGGGTGACTCACCCGAAACGCGTCGCCGCTTAGGTGAAGTAATTATGACGGCGATAGGGCAAAGTGGCGTCAAGACGCGCGACGTTGCTATTGGGCTACCATCGCAAAAGACCTTCACAACCGTCATCGATGTACCAACGATGAGTGAAGCAGAGCTACGTAACACGATTAAATACCAGATTGACCAGTATATTCCGATGGCGATGGATGAGGCAAAGGTCGACTGGAAGCTACTCGGACAGTCGCTGCACGATCCCAAGCAACAAGAAGTACTACTGACTAGTACATCGGTCAAGTTTGCCGAAGATCAGCTCGAATTTATTGAAAATCTTGGTTTGAACGTGATTGCCGCCGAGCCAGATCCGATGGCGATGATTCGCTCGCTTCTGCCGAGTGGCGTAGCCGACGCTCGGCTGTTACTCGATATGGGCGAACAGTCGACTGATATTGCGATTACTTTTGGCGATGCTCCACGACTGGTACGCACCATACCAGTCGGGCTTTCAACCCTCCTCAAATCGGTCGTACAAAACCTTAACGTTCAGGAAGACCAGGCGAGGCAATTCGTATTGAAATTTGGGCTGGCACCTGATCGTCTCGATGGCCAGGTACTACGCTCACTCGAGGCAACGCTCGACAATTTTACAAGTGAGCTGACAAAATCAGTCAAATTCTTTCAGACGCGCTATCCCAATACACCGGTAGGAGGTATCTTGCTGGCGGGGTTTGGCGGGAGTATTCCGCGCTTTGGCGAATATATTGCCGCCAAAACCGGTGTTCGTGCGGAAATTGCTAACCCCTGGCAGAAGGTACGGGTTTCACAGGCTGACCAACAGAATCTGCTGCCAGTAATGCATGAGTTTGCGACGGTGGTCGGGCTAGCGCAGCGGAGGAATAGCTAG